One Telluria mixta DNA window includes the following coding sequences:
- the rpoB gene encoding DNA-directed RNA polymerase subunit beta, with protein MHYSFTEKKRIRKSFAKRANVHNVPYLLATQLESYENFLQADAGPSVRKNEGLQSAFTSIFPIVSHNGFARLEFLSYVLGDPAFDVKECQQRGLTFASPLRAKVRLVILDKESPTKPVVKEMKEQEVYMGELPLMTANGSFVINGTERVIVSQLHRSPGVFFEHDRGKTHSSGKLLFSARIIPYRGSWLDFEFDPKDILFFRVDRRRKMPVTILLKAIGMTPEQILANFFVFDNFNLRSEGAELEFVAERLRGEVARFDIVDPKSGKTLVTKDKRINAKNVRDVENAGITHISVPEDYLIGRVLAKNVVDGDTGEIIANANDELTDELLGKLRDANIDAIQTLYTNDLDQGAYISQTLRTDDTADQTAARVAIYRMMRPGEPPTEESVEALFHGLFYSPERYDLSAVGRMKFNRRIGRDELVGDMTLSNEDILAVIKILVELRNGRGEVDDIDHLGNRRVRCVGELAENQFRAGLVRVERAVKERLGQAEADNLMPHDLINSKPISAAIREFFGSSQLSQFMDQTNPLSEITHKRRVSALGPGGLTRERAGFEVRDVHPTHYGRVCPIETPEGPNIGLINSLALFARLNEYGFLETPYRKVDGSKVTDKIEYLSAIEEGRYIIAQANAAIDESGTLVDELVSAREAGETILVSPERIQYMDVAPGQIVSVAASLIPFLEHDDANRALMGANMQRQAVPCLRPEKAFVGTGIERTVAVDSGTTVQATRGGIVDYVDAGRVVIRVNDEEAQAGEVGVDIYNLIKYTRSNQNTNINQRPIVKVGDRVARGDVIADGASTDLGELALGQNMLVAFMPWNGLNFEDSILISENVVKDDRYTSIHIEELSVVARDTKLGPEEITRDISNLAENQLARLDESGIVYIGAEVQAGDVLVGKVTPKGETQLTPEEKLLRAIFGEKASDVKDTSLRVPSGMVGTVIDVQVFTREGIVRDKRAQQIIDDELKRFRLDLNDQLRIVEGDAFQRLERLLVGKTVNGGPKKLAKGAVIDKAYLDDLDKFHWFDIRPADDETANALEAMKESINEKRHQFDLAFEEKRKKLTQGDELQPGVQKMVKVYLAVKRRLQSGDKMAGRHGNKGVVSRIVPVEDMPFMADGTPADVVLNPLGVPSRMNVGQILETHLGWAAKGLGLRLGEMIKAKAETEQLRAFLGKIYNETGKKEDLDNFSDQEIVELANNLKNGVPFATPVFDGAHEEEIRRMLDLAFPDEIATHLGMTPSKNQVTMYDGRTGEAFERKVTVGFMHMLKLHHLVDDKMHARSTGPYSLVTQQPLGGKAQFGGQRFGEMEVWALEAYGASYVLQEMLTVKSDDVNGRTKVYENLVKGDHVIDAGMPESFNVLVKEIRSLGIDIDLERS; from the coding sequence ATGCACTACTCATTTACTGAGAAGAAACGCATTCGCAAGTCGTTCGCGAAGCGCGCCAACGTTCACAACGTTCCCTACCTCCTCGCTACGCAGCTGGAGTCTTACGAGAATTTCCTGCAAGCGGATGCTGGGCCCTCCGTACGCAAGAACGAAGGTCTGCAATCGGCTTTCACCTCCATCTTCCCGATCGTGTCGCACAACGGTTTTGCGCGCCTCGAGTTCCTCTCTTACGTGCTGGGTGACCCCGCTTTCGACGTCAAGGAATGCCAACAACGCGGTCTGACCTTCGCGTCGCCGCTGCGCGCCAAGGTGCGCCTGGTGATCCTGGACAAGGAATCGCCGACCAAGCCGGTCGTGAAGGAAATGAAGGAACAGGAAGTGTACATGGGCGAACTGCCGCTCATGACCGCCAATGGTTCGTTCGTGATCAACGGCACCGAGCGCGTGATCGTCTCGCAGCTGCACCGTTCGCCGGGCGTGTTCTTCGAGCACGACCGCGGCAAGACGCACTCGTCGGGCAAGCTGCTGTTCTCGGCACGTATCATCCCTTACCGCGGCTCGTGGCTGGACTTCGAGTTCGACCCGAAGGACATCCTGTTCTTCCGCGTCGACCGCCGCCGCAAGATGCCGGTGACGATCCTGCTGAAAGCCATCGGCATGACGCCGGAGCAGATCCTCGCGAACTTCTTCGTGTTCGACAACTTCAACCTGCGCTCGGAAGGCGCGGAACTGGAATTCGTGGCCGAGCGCCTGCGCGGTGAAGTCGCGCGTTTCGACATCGTCGATCCGAAATCGGGCAAGACGCTCGTGACGAAGGACAAGCGCATCAACGCCAAGAACGTGCGTGACGTCGAGAACGCCGGCATCACCCACATCTCGGTGCCGGAAGACTACCTGATCGGCCGCGTGCTGGCGAAGAACGTCGTCGACGGCGACACGGGCGAAATCATCGCCAATGCCAACGACGAGCTGACCGACGAGCTGCTGGGCAAGCTGCGCGACGCGAACATCGACGCGATCCAGACGCTGTACACCAACGACCTGGACCAGGGTGCCTACATCTCGCAGACGCTGCGCACCGACGACACCGCCGACCAGACCGCTGCGCGCGTGGCGATCTACCGCATGATGCGTCCTGGCGAACCGCCGACCGAAGAATCGGTGGAAGCGCTGTTCCACGGCCTGTTCTACAGCCCGGAACGCTACGACCTGTCGGCCGTGGGCCGCATGAAGTTCAACCGTCGCATCGGCCGTGATGAACTGGTCGGCGACATGACCCTGTCGAACGAAGACATCCTGGCCGTGATCAAGATCCTGGTCGAGCTGCGCAATGGCCGCGGCGAAGTCGACGACATCGATCACCTGGGTAACCGCCGCGTGCGTTGCGTGGGCGAACTGGCCGAAAACCAGTTCCGCGCTGGCCTCGTGCGTGTTGAGCGCGCCGTCAAGGAACGCCTCGGCCAGGCCGAAGCGGACAACCTGATGCCGCACGACCTGATCAACAGCAAGCCGATCTCGGCCGCGATCCGCGAATTCTTCGGTTCCTCGCAGCTGTCGCAGTTCATGGACCAGACGAACCCGCTGTCGGAAATCACGCACAAACGCCGTGTCTCCGCACTGGGCCCGGGCGGCCTGACCCGCGAGCGCGCCGGCTTCGAAGTGCGCGACGTGCACCCGACCCACTACGGCCGCGTCTGCCCGATCGAAACGCCTGAAGGCCCGAACATCGGCCTGATCAACTCGCTGGCACTGTTCGCCCGCCTGAACGAGTACGGCTTCCTGGAAACCCCGTACCGCAAGGTCGACGGTTCGAAAGTCACCGACAAGATCGAATACCTGTCGGCGATCGAAGAAGGCCGCTACATCATCGCCCAGGCGAACGCCGCGATCGACGAGAGCGGTACGCTGGTCGACGAACTGGTGTCGGCACGTGAAGCCGGTGAAACGATCCTGGTCTCGCCGGAACGCATCCAGTACATGGACGTGGCCCCGGGCCAGATCGTGTCGGTGGCAGCATCGCTGATTCCGTTCCTCGAGCACGACGACGCGAACCGTGCACTGATGGGCGCCAACATGCAGCGCCAGGCCGTGCCTTGCCTGCGTCCGGAGAAAGCCTTCGTCGGTACCGGCATCGAGCGCACCGTCGCGGTGGACTCGGGCACGACCGTGCAGGCAACCCGTGGCGGTATCGTCGATTACGTCGACGCCGGCCGCGTGGTGATCCGCGTGAACGACGAAGAAGCGCAGGCTGGCGAAGTCGGTGTCGACATCTACAACCTGATCAAGTACACCCGTTCGAACCAGAACACCAACATCAACCAGCGTCCGATCGTGAAAGTGGGCGATCGCGTGGCACGCGGCGACGTCATCGCCGACGGCGCCTCGACCGACCTGGGCGAACTGGCACTGGGCCAGAACATGCTGGTGGCGTTCATGCCGTGGAACGGCCTGAACTTCGAGGATTCGATCCTGATCTCGGAAAACGTCGTCAAGGATGACCGCTACACCTCGATCCACATCGAGGAACTGTCGGTTGTTGCGCGTGATACGAAGCTGGGCCCTGAAGAAATCACCCGCGACATCTCGAACCTGGCGGAAAACCAGCTGGCTCGCCTGGACGAGTCGGGCATCGTCTACATCGGCGCCGAAGTGCAGGCTGGTGACGTGCTGGTCGGTAAGGTGACGCCGAAGGGCGAAACCCAGCTGACGCCGGAAGAGAAGCTGCTGCGCGCGATCTTCGGTGAGAAGGCGTCGGACGTGAAGGACACGTCGCTGCGCGTGCCGTCGGGCATGGTCGGTACCGTGATCGACGTGCAGGTGTTCACGCGTGAAGGCATCGTGCGCGACAAGCGCGCCCAGCAGATCATCGACGACGAGCTGAAGCGCTTCCGCCTGGACCTGAACGACCAGCTGCGCATTGTGGAAGGCGACGCGTTCCAGCGTCTCGAGCGTCTGCTCGTCGGCAAGACCGTCAACGGCGGTCCGAAGAAGCTGGCGAAGGGTGCCGTGATCGACAAGGCTTACCTGGACGACCTGGACAAGTTCCACTGGTTCGACATCCGTCCGGCCGACGACGAAACCGCCAACGCACTGGAGGCGATGAAGGAGTCGATCAACGAGAAGCGTCACCAGTTCGACCTGGCCTTCGAAGAGAAGCGCAAGAAGCTCACGCAGGGCGACGAGCTGCAGCCGGGCGTGCAGAAGATGGTCAAGGTCTACCTGGCCGTCAAGCGCCGCCTGCAGTCGGGCGACAAGATGGCAGGCCGCCACGGTAACAAGGGTGTGGTCTCGCGTATCGTGCCGGTGGAAGACATGCCGTTCATGGCCGACGGTACGCCGGCCGACGTCGTGCTGAACCCGCTGGGCGTTCCGTCGCGTATGAACGTCGGTCAGATCCTGGAAACCCACCTGGGCTGGGCAGCGAAAGGTCTGGGCCTGCGCCTGGGCGAAATGATCAAGGCCAAGGCCGAGACCGAGCAGCTGCGCGCCTTCCTGGGCAAGATCTACAACGAAACCGGCAAGAAGGAAGACCTGGACAACTTCAGCGACCAGGAAATCGTCGAGCTGGCGAACAACCTCAAGAACGGCGTGCCGTTCGCGACCCCGGTGTTCGACGGTGCCCACGAAGAAGAGATCCGCCGCATGCTGGATCTGGCCTTCCCGGACGAGATCGCGACCCACCTGGGCATGACCCCGTCGAAGAACCAGGTCACGATGTACGACGGCCGCACCGGCGAAGCATTCGAGCGCAAGGTGACCGTGGGCTTCATGCACATGCTGAAGCTGCACCACCTGGTCGACGACAAGATGCACGCCCGCTCGACCGGTCCGTACTCGCTGGTGACGCAGCAGCCGCTGGGTGGTAAAGCCCAGTTCGGTGGCCAGCGCTTCGGTGAGATGGAGGTGTGGGCACTGGAAGCGTACGGCGCATCGTACGTGCTGCAGGAAATGCTGACCGTCAAGTCGGACGACGTGAACGGCCGTACGAAGGTGTACGAGAACCTGGTCAAGGGCGACCACGTGATCGACGCCGGTATGCCGGAATCGTTCAACGTGCTGGTGAAGGAAATTCGTTCGCTGGGTATCGACATCGATCTCGAGCGCAGCTAA
- the rplL gene encoding 50S ribosomal protein L7/L12 yields the protein MAISKEEFLDAVGAMSVMELNDLVKAFEEKFGVSAAAMAAPAAGGAAAGAPAAEEQTEFNVVLAEVGANKVGVIKAVREITGLGLKEAKDLVDGAPKTVKEALPKADAEAAKKKLEEAGAKAELK from the coding sequence ATGGCAATTAGCAAAGAAGAGTTCCTGGACGCAGTTGGCGCAATGTCGGTCATGGAACTGAACGACCTGGTCAAGGCATTCGAAGAGAAATTCGGCGTGTCGGCAGCTGCAATGGCAGCTCCGGCAGCTGGCGGCGCCGCCGCTGGTGCACCGGCTGCTGAAGAGCAGACCGAATTCAACGTCGTGCTGGCTGAAGTCGGCGCGAACAAGGTCGGCGTCATCAAGGCCGTCCGCGAAATCACCGGTCTGGGCCTGAAAGAAGCCAAAGACCTGGTCGACGGCGCACCGAAGACTGTCAAGGAAGCCCTGCCGAAAGCTGACGCTGAAGCCGCCAAGAAGAAGCTGGAAGAAGCTGGCGCCAAGGCCGAGCTCAAGTAA
- the rplJ gene encoding 50S ribosomal protein L10, translating to MGLNLNDKKVVVEEVSAKVATAQTIVVAEYRGIQVSALTKLRANARSQGVYLRVLKNTLARRAVEGTQFAPLADSMVGPLIYSISDDAVAAAKVISDFSKTNDKLVVKGGNYAGKNLDVAGVTALASIPSREVLIAQLLGVMQAPVSGFARVLAAIAAQKGEGSAAPAEAAAAE from the coding sequence GTGGGTCTTAATCTGAATGACAAAAAGGTCGTCGTCGAAGAAGTTAGCGCAAAGGTAGCTACCGCGCAAACCATCGTCGTCGCCGAGTACCGTGGCATCCAGGTTAGTGCTCTGACGAAACTCCGTGCAAATGCTCGTTCGCAGGGCGTGTACCTGCGTGTTCTGAAGAACACGCTGGCTCGTCGCGCTGTGGAAGGCACCCAGTTCGCACCGCTGGCTGACAGCATGGTGGGTCCGCTGATCTACTCGATCTCGGACGACGCCGTCGCAGCAGCCAAGGTGATCAGCGACTTCTCGAAGACCAACGACAAGCTCGTGGTCAAGGGCGGTAACTACGCTGGTAAGAACCTGGATGTCGCTGGCGTCACCGCGCTGGCAAGCATCCCGAGCCGTGAAGTCCTCATCGCCCAGCTGCTGGGCGTCATGCAGGCTCCGGTGTCCGGCTTTGCACGAGTTCTGGCTGCAATCGCAGCACAAAAAGGCGAAGGTTCCGCAGCTCCGGCAGAAGCCGCTGCAGCAGAATAA